The genomic segment TCGGGGCCCCGTTCCACCAGTCCCGCCTGTTGGAGGGCCTGGGCCGTAGCGGCCACCGCAAACTGGGTGAATCGGGCCATTTTACGGGCATCCTTTTTATCAATCCACACCAGGGGATCAAAGTTTTTTACCTCCGCCGCAATCTTTACATCAAATTCAGTAGTATCAAAAAGGGTAATCCGGTCGATGCCACTTTTTCCTGCCTTAAGGGCCTGGGAAAATTCGGGAACCGAATTGCCAATAGGGCTAATTGCCCCCATTCCTGTTACCACCACTCTGGTTTTCATAGACGTATTTCTCCTTATATGAACATACCGCCATCTACCGAAATGACCTGACCGGTGATATATGCAGACATATCACTCGCCAGGAAAAGAGCCGCCTGGGCAATGTCCTCGGGTTGGCCCAGTCGTTTAAGGGGAATATGGTCCATCAATTTTTCCTTTGCGGTTTGAGGAATCGCCTCGGTCATATCAGTGACAATGTAGCCGGGGGCAATGGCGTTTACCCGCACATTCCGGCTTGCCAGTTCCTGGGCAAGGCTTTTTGTCAGGCCAATAAGTCCGGCCTTGCTGGCCGCATAGTTTGCCTGTCCCCCGTTTCCGTGGAGCCCCACCACACTGGACATGTTGATGATGGAACCCGCTTTTTTCCGGATCATTTCCCGGCCTACCGTTCGGGCAATAAGGAAGGCCGCCGTTAAGTTTACATCGAGGACCTTCTGAAAATCCTCAAGGCTCATGCGAAAGGCAAGGCCATCCTTGGTGATTCCCGCATTATTTACCAGAATGTCAAAGCCCCCCACTTCTTTTTGGAGGCCCTCCACAAGGGCTTCTATCCCCGAAAGCTGGGAAAGGTCAGCCACCACCCAATGGAGCCTTCCCTGGGCTGCGGCAGTCCGTTCTGCCAGGTCTGCGGGCTCCCGGGTACTGAGCCCCCACACTTCGGCGCCCTCGGCTAAAAACTGCTCCACAATGGCCTTCCCAATTCCCCGGGATGCCCCCGTAACCAGGGCCTTTTTTCCTTCTAACAGCTTCTTCATCCCTTTTTGCTCCTTCCATCGGATAAAATAGGAACCACCAGGGTATCCGGCAGGATCCTTTCTGTAATCCAAAGGGGCCTCAGAACACCGGGCCCTGACAGATTCTTCTGTGATATATCATTTCCGCCCTTTTTCAGGGGCGATATCCATCCGCATCCTTTTTATATGGTCCCTATTTTTCTATGGCCTCGATTTCTGCCCAGGTCCCCGCCCCAAAAGCGGGGACAGAACTTCCTATCTCTTTCCACAGTCCCTGCAGGACCTTCCCGGGACCAACTTCCAGAACCCCATCAAGTTCGAGCCGGGCCAATTCGGCCTCTTCCCGGGTCCAGCGAACACTTTCGACGATCTGGCGGAGGGCCAGGGCCCGGGCCTCCGCGCCAGTTGTAACCAGACTTCCGGTGACATTTGAAAAGAGGGGAAGCACCGGATCCCTGAAGGGAACCGAATCCAACAGCGGTCCAAAGGCTTTCTGGGCCTCTGCCACGAGGGGCGAATGAAAGGGCCCGGCCACTTTAAGACGGACCACCCGGCGAGCCCCGGCGGCTTTAAACCGCTCCTCCGCTAAGGACAGGGCCGCCCCGGTGCCCGCCACCACCACCTGGCGGGGGCTATTAAAATTGGCCGCATACAATGGCAGGCTCTCCTCCTTTTGCCACCGCTGGATCAGCCGTTCTACCTCTTCTTCAGAAAGCCCCAGAACCGCCATCATCCCCGGCACCCCACCGGCACTGGAAGAAGACACCCCACCAGAGGCATCCCCGCTGGGTGCCTCTGACGCCCCTTCTGCGGTCAGGCGGTCCGCCACGGCCTGCATGGCCTTACCCCGGGCAACAACCAGGCGAAAACAATCCTCCACTGAAAGCACCCCCGCTTCTACCAGGGCCGCATATTCTCCCAGACTAAAGCCCGCACAGGCCACCGGCTGGATACCCCGCTCCCTCAATACCGCGGCAGCCGAAAGGTTCACCAGGGTAATGAGGGGCTGAGAAAGGTCCGTTCGCTTAAGCTCCTCTTCTGGCGCTTCTTCCAGGATTTTTCGCATATCCATCTGAGCCACATCACTGGCCAGGGCAAACAGGTCTCGCACCCTCGGGCTCTGCTCGTAGAGATCAAGCCCCATTTTGGGGTACTGGGCTCCCTGGCCGGGAAACAGAAAGGCGTACTTTTTTGCTACCATATGAGTAAATTCCCTCCATAGGTCAGACCTGCTCCAAAACCCACCATCAAGATAAGATCTCCCCGATGGAGTTTACCGGATCGATTCATCTCATCCAGGGCAATGGGGATAGAAGCGGCCGAAGTATTCGCGTATTCTTCAATGTTTAAAAAGAACTTTTCTTCAGGGATGCCAAAGCGTTTTGCCGCAGCCTGGACGATCCGGGCGTTTGCCTGGTGCGGCACGATCCAGGCAAGATCTTCCACGGAGATCCCTTCTTCGGTGAGCAGGGCATCGATGGTATCGGTGACGGCCTTAACCGCAAAGTTGTATACGGCCCGGCCATTCATCTCGATAACCGGAGGAAGATCCAGGGTCTCCCCTGCCCTATAGGGGTTGCGGCTTCCCCCACGCCGGAGGATAAGGTGCTCGCCACCGGAGCCATCGGAACCCAGGATAGAACGGAGCAGCCCCCGCCGGCCCTGTCCCTTCGTGGGGGCATCGGTTTTCTCAAGGATTACCGCGCCAGCCCCATCCCCAAAGAGCACACAGGTGCTCCGGTCCTGCCAGTTTGTTACCTTACTGAGGATCTCCGCACCAATCACCAGGGCCCGTCGGCGGCTATCCTTAAGGGCAAGCATGCCCGCCGCCGTTTCAAGGGCATAGATGAAAGCAGTACATCCCGCCACCACATCCACGGCCCCCGCCCGATGTGCCCCCAGGCGATCCTGAACAAGACAGGCCGTAGAAGGGAAGCCGTAAAAGTCAGGGGTTGCCGTAGCGACAACCACCATATCCAGGGATTGAACAGCCGCTTCGTAACTTCCCCCTAAGGAAGGGTCCCGTTCTACGAGCATGTGAAGCGCCGATTGAGCGGCCTGCACCGCCAGGTCGCTCGCAGCGGTGTGTTCATCCGCAATGTGTCTATTCCCTATCCCGGTGTGGGATCGGATCCATTCGTCAGAAGTATCAAGTTTTTGGGCTAGTTCATCGTTACTTACCCGACGAGGGGGCACCGCCATGCCCGTTGCAACAATTTCGTAGGCCATGCTATATCCTTTTTTGACAAATTAACATAAAAATGTCATCTATCCAGAATAGAATAACAAATAGAGTAAAAATGTCAATAGCGGCAGCCCTTTTTATATGTTGAAACAGTCCTGGGGTACCTACCGCTTCCCAAAGGATGGGCGGAAAACTAATTGCTTAGACTTTTCTTCTTAGTGAAGTTGATACATAACACCCATGGTAACCCCCATGTTCAGGAGTGCCAGGGAGTTGAAACTGACAAAAAAAGTGGCGCGGTCCTTCCGATACATTCCCGTAAGACCTGCGGTCCTAAATCCCCCATCATTCATCAGATCTTTGACCGAGAACACACTGGGCCAGTGGAACGCCATACTGGCAGTAACCATAAACGACTTGTCCCCCTGACTATATTGATACCCCAACAAATCCAGGAGAACCGTCACTGACCAGGGAGAAGAGGAAATATCAATAAAAGAGTAAAATTCACTATTTAACGGATTGTTTTGCGAGATGGTCCGGCGAAACTCCCGGTATGGCCCTGTTTCATAGGCTCCCTGAAGCTGGATTCCGCTTCGAACATAAGTGTTCGTCCCGCTGGACATCATAATATACAGGC from the Treponema sp. J25 genome contains:
- a CDS encoding ACP S-malonyltransferase, producing MVAKKYAFLFPGQGAQYPKMGLDLYEQSPRVRDLFALASDVAQMDMRKILEEAPEEELKRTDLSQPLITLVNLSAAAVLRERGIQPVACAGFSLGEYAALVEAGVLSVEDCFRLVVARGKAMQAVADRLTAEGASEAPSGDASGGVSSSSAGGVPGMMAVLGLSEEEVERLIQRWQKEESLPLYAANFNSPRQVVVAGTGAALSLAEERFKAAGARRVVRLKVAGPFHSPLVAEAQKAFGPLLDSVPFRDPVLPLFSNVTGSLVTTGAEARALALRQIVESVRWTREEAELARLELDGVLEVGPGKVLQGLWKEIGSSVPAFGAGTWAEIEAIEK
- the fabG gene encoding 3-oxoacyl-[acyl-carrier-protein] reductase — its product is MKKLLEGKKALVTGASRGIGKAIVEQFLAEGAEVWGLSTREPADLAERTAAAQGRLHWVVADLSQLSGIEALVEGLQKEVGGFDILVNNAGITKDGLAFRMSLEDFQKVLDVNLTAAFLIARTVGREMIRKKAGSIINMSSVVGLHGNGGQANYAASKAGLIGLTKSLAQELASRNVRVNAIAPGYIVTDMTEAIPQTAKEKLMDHIPLKRLGQPEDIAQAALFLASDMSAYITGQVISVDGGMFI
- a CDS encoding beta-ketoacyl-ACP synthase III, with protein sequence MAYEIVATGMAVPPRRVSNDELAQKLDTSDEWIRSHTGIGNRHIADEHTAASDLAVQAAQSALHMLVERDPSLGGSYEAAVQSLDMVVVATATPDFYGFPSTACLVQDRLGAHRAGAVDVVAGCTAFIYALETAAGMLALKDSRRRALVIGAEILSKVTNWQDRSTCVLFGDGAGAVILEKTDAPTKGQGRRGLLRSILGSDGSGGEHLILRRGGSRNPYRAGETLDLPPVIEMNGRAVYNFAVKAVTDTIDALLTEEGISVEDLAWIVPHQANARIVQAAAKRFGIPEEKFFLNIEEYANTSAASIPIALDEMNRSGKLHRGDLILMVGFGAGLTYGGNLLIW